In Leptolyngbya sp. O-77, the genomic window AGCATTGTGCGTCAAAGGATCTGCAAGAATAAAGGCTTTGCTAGAAATCTCTGACAAGATCAAAGACTCCAGCAAAGATGAAGCAAGATTGCTGAAAACCTGAGAACTAAGGGAGCAGAAAGTATAAATACCTTGCAACTGTTTCGGCAGCAGCCTGGTGCAACAAGTTGACTACAACAAACTGTCACCAACTATCACCAACCACAGAATCCCATCGCAAGGTAAAGGTAGGATTTCAGGAACTTTAAGATTGGTTTTACGGAAGATTAAGCAAACATAACTCGTTGAAAAATTTCAGATAAAATACCGACACCTAAAATACTTGCAGACTTCAAGTAACCGATGAAACAGAGTTGAAAAAGGCACTGAAGGAAAGAGTCAAAGCAGCAAGTCAGTAAAGCGCAAATGGAGCGTTTCTAATGCTCAATATCTAATGCTCACTAATGCTCAACTAATGCTCACTAATGCTCAACTAATGCTCAACTAATGCTCAACAGTGTAAATAGGTTGACCGTTCATAGTGGTGACTTCAGTCGCCCTATCCACCGTTCGTAGTGGTGACTTCGGTATGGTGACTTCAGTCGCTCTATCCACGGCTAGCCCCTTGGAGGCAGACTAAAGGAGCATACTAAAGTCTGCACTACAAAATAGGGGCAGAACTGCCGCCTCAGAGTATTAGAAATATCTTGACTACGGTTATTTCCTAAAGCCATCGGGAGACGCGAGTAGCTGCAAAACTCTAATCTTGCGAGGAGAGTTCTTTAAATTACATCAGCTTTGCTTATAGCAAAAGTTAAAAAGCCTAATTAATTTTTGTTTGCATTTATGAGGAGTAATTACTCTGATTAGTGCTAACCAACGTAAACAAATGTCTCGTCTTGTTTATCAATTTGTATCGCTTGGGGCGTGAAACCTCCATTTGGCAAGCGTTTTCTGGTAAAACGATGGATGTAACGCTTTTTAAGCAGCAACAGTTAAGCGCTCCCAGCGCTGCGAAGCAGTCTAGTGGTGCTGCTGATTCTGTCGTTCTGGATCAAAGCTTTGGAGCCTAGTGCTATGTCACAGCTAGAACTTGGGTTGGTAGTCAGCGCTTTAGCGCTGAAGCGCTGACTACGAGCCGAGGCATCACCCTGAGACTAAACCGTGACACTGCACTAGCTTTTTCTGCGCTTCTAGCTGCGCTTCTAGTACTGCTGTTGCCCTGTTGCCAACATTCAAAGCTGATTGCAAAACCTGTTTGAGAGGAGCCGACCTGCATGTTCACTCACGTCAAGCCCACAGTCAGACACATCGTTCCCGACAACCTCAACGGGCGTGCGCTGATCAAGGTGGTCTATGTCGTGCTAGAGCCGCAATATCAAAGCGCCCTGTCTGCGGCGGTGCGTTCGATTAATGAGAGCAATCCCGACGTGGCAATCGAGATTAGCGGCTACTTGCTAGAAGAGTTACGTAGCACTGAGAACTACGAAGCCCTGCAAAAAGACGTTTCAGAAGCGAATATCTTTATCGGCTCGCTGATCTTCATCGAAGAGCTAGCGGAGAAAGTGGTGGCGGCGGTGCAGCCTGTGCGCGATCGCCTCGATGCTGCGATTGTGTTTCCCTCCATGCCCCAGGTGATGCGGCTGAACAAGCTGGGCAGCTTCTCGATGGCGCAACTGGGGCAGTCCAAAAGCGTCATTGGCGAATTCATGAAAAAGCGTCGCCAGAAGCAGGGCGCAGGCTTTGAAGACGCGATGCTGAAGTTGCTCAACACCCTGCCCAAGGTGCTGAAGTATCTGCCGATGGACAAGGCGCAGGATGCCCGGAACTTTATGCTCAGCTTCCAGTATTGGCTGGGCGGCTCGTCCGAAAACCTGGAAAACTTTCTGCTGATGCTGATCGACCGCTATTGTGACGTGCAGGCGCTAAAGTCTGCCACGCTGCAATATCGCGATCCGGTCACCTATCCCGATATGGGCATCTGGCACCCGCTCGCGCCCCAGATGTTTGAGGATTTGAAAGAATACCTCAACTGGCATAGCTCTCGACGAGACATTGGCGCAGATATGAAAGATCCCCTCGCGCCGACGGTGGGGCTGGTGCTGCAACGGACGCACCTAGTGACAGGCGATGACGCGCACTATGTGGCAATGGTGCAGGAACTTGAAAGCATGGGCGCACGAGTGATTTCCGTGTTCGCAGGCGGACTGGATTTCTCGAAGCCGGTCGATAGCTACTTCTACGACCCGCTGACGAAGCAGCCGATGGTGGACGTGGTGGTATCGCTGACGGGCTTTGCGCTGGTGGGCGGCCCGGCGCGGCAGGATCATCCCAAGGCGATCGAGTCGCTGAAGCGGCTGAATCGTCCCTATATGGTGGCGCTGCCGCTGGTGTTCCAAACGACCGAAGAATGGCAGGATAGCGACTTGGGTCTGCACCCGATTCAGGTGGCGCTGCAAATTGCGATTCCTGAACTGGATGGCGCGATCGAGCCGATTATTGTGTCGGGTCGCGATGGCGCAACGGGCAAGGCGATCGCCCTGCAAGACCGGGTAGAGGCGATCGCCCAGCGGGCTATGAAGTGGGCAAATCTCCGCCGCAAGCCCCGTCTGCAAAAGCGGGTCGCCATCACCGTCTTCAGTTTCCCGCCGGATAAGGGCAATGTGGGTACGGCAGCTTATCTGGATGTATTCGGCTCCATTTACGAAGTGATGAAGGCGCTGAAGACCAATGGCTATGAGGTCGAAGACCTGCCAGAGTCGGCCGAAGCGCTGATGCAGGCAGTGATTCACGATGCCCAGGCGCAGTATGCCAGCCCCGAACTGAACATTGCCTACCGCATGTCGGTTCAGGAATACGAGCAGCTCACGCCCTATTCCACCCGCCTAGAAGCAAGCTGGGGCCCGCCGCCCGGCCACCTAAACACCGACGGTCAAAACCTGCTGGTGTTTGGCAAGTCCTTTGGCAATGTGTTTATCGGCGTGCAGCCCACCTTTGGCTATGAGGGCGACCCCATGCGGCTGCTGTTCTCGCGTTCCGCCAGCCCGCACCACGGCTTTGCCGCCTACTACACCTACCTAGAAAAAATCTGGAAGGCGGACGCGGTGCTGCACTTTGGCACCCACGGATCGCTGGAATTTATGCCAGGTAAGCAGATGGGCATGTCTAGCGAGTGCTATCCCGATAGCCTGATTGGCACGATTCCCAACCTCTACTACTACGCGGCGAATAATCCGTCGGAGGCAACAATCGCCAAGCGGCGCGGCTATGCTGAAACCATCAGCTACCTGACTCCGCCAGCGGAAAATGCGGGGCTATATAAAGGACTGAAGGAACTCAGCGAACTGATCGCGTCTTACCAAACCTTAAAGGATTCGGGACGCGGCGCATCCATCGTCAACGCAGTGGTGGAAAAGTGCCGCCAAGTCAATTTAGATAAGGACATCGTGTTGCCAGATGGCGACGCGGGCGACCTGTCGGCAGAAGACCGCGACACGCTGATTGGCAAGGTCTACATCAAACTGATGGAGATTGAGTCGCGCCTGCTGCCCTGCGGTCTGCACGTCATCGGCAAGCCCCCGACGGCGGAGGAGGCGATCGCCACCCTAGTCAACATTGCCGGACTCGATCGCCCCGAAGACGGCATCAAGAGCCTCCAGCGGATCATTGCCGAAAGCATCGGCCGCGACATGGATGAGGTCTACAAAGGGAGCGATCGCGGTGTCCTCACCGACGTGCAGTTGCTCTACGACATCACCCAGGCAGTTCGCAAAGCCGTCGCCGCAATGGTGCAAGAGCAGATCGACGCAGACGGGCGCGTGTCGCTGGTCACCAAGCTCAACTTCTTCAACCTGGGTAAAAAAGAACCGTGGATCGAAGCGCTGGCAGAAGCGGGCTATCCCAAGGTCAACGCCGAGGATATCAAGCCGCTGTTTGAATATCTGGAGTTCTGCCTGAAACAGATTGTGGCAGACAACGAACTGGGCGCCCTGCTGCAAGCGCTGGAAGGTGAGTATGTCTTGCCTGGCCCCGGCGGCGACCCGATTCGCAATCCCGATGTGCTGCCCACGGGCAAGAACATTCACGCCCTCGATCCACAGTCAATTCCCACGCTGGCAGCAGTGCAGTCGGCCCAGATCGTGGTCGATCGCCTGCTGGCTCGCCAAAAGGCAGATACCGGAGCCTATCCCGAAACCATTGCCTTTGTCCTCTGGGGCACGGACAACATCAAAACCTACGGCGAATCCCTGGCGCAAGTCATGCTACTGGTGGGGGTGCGCCCGGTTCCCGATGCGCTGGGCCGCGTCAATAAGCTAGAGCTAATCCCGCTGGAAGAACTGGGTCGCCCCCGCATTGATGTGGTGGTGAACTGCTCTGGCGTGTTCCGCGATTTGTTCATTAACCAGATGAATCTGCTGGATCGCGCGATTAAAATGGCGGCCGAAGCGGATGAACCCATCGAGATGAACTACGTTCGCAAACATGCGATCGAGCAGGCGAAGGAGTTGGGTGTAGAGTTGCGTCAGGCTGCAACTCGCGTGTTCTCCAACGCATCCGGTTCCTATTCCTCCAACGTGAACCTCGCAGTGGAAAATAGCACCTGGGAAAGCGAGGCCGAGCTTCAGGATATGTACCTGTCGCGCAAGGGCTTCTCGTTCAATTCCGACAATCCGGGCGTAATGGACGATTCGCGTCAGATTTTTGAAACCGCGCTGAAGACGGTGGATGTCACATTCCAAAATCTGGATTCCTCGGAAATCTCGCTGACGGACGTGTCCCACTACTTCGACTCTGACCCGACGAAGGTGGTGTCTCGCCTGCGGAAAGACGGCAAGCAGCCCGCCGCCTATATTGCCGACACGACTACGGCCAACGCTCAGGTGCGAACCCTGTCGGAAACCGTCCGGCTGGATGCCCGCACCAAGCTGCTGAATCCTAAGTGGTATGAGGGAATGCTGTCCCACGGCTATGAGGGCGTGAGGGAACTGTCGAAGCGACTGGTGAACACGATGGGCTGGTCGGCAACGGCGGGCGCGGTGGATAACTGGGTCTACGAAGACGTGAACACCACGTTTATCGAAGACGAGGAAATGCAGAAGCGCCTGCTAAATCTGAACCCCAACTCCTTCCGCAAGATTGTCAGCACGCTGCTGGAGGTCAACGGTCGCGGCTATTGGGAAACGAGTGAGGAAAACCTGGAGCGCCTGCGCCAGCTTTACCAGGAAGTAGAAGACCGCATCGAAGGGATTGAGTAGTCCGTTCTCCGGCGCTACGCCTGCGGTGTGACATAAAATCCCCCCTGCTTCTGGCACAATGCCAACGAGAGGCAGGGGGGTTCCTTAAGAGGTGCGAAAGAGGTGCGATCGCCCGGTTTAAGTCAGATCAACCAAGCGCGATCGCCCTTAGTCCTGGTTAACGCTATCGCCTAACGACGGCGACCGGGTCGGCGGCCACCCTCATCATTGCTGCCACCGCGAGGACGCGAGTTGCCAGGGTCGCAGCCTTCTGGCCCATTGCCAATGCCCTGATTGCAATTACTGCGGCGGCCTCGATGATCATCGTCATCGTCATCATCGTCCCAGTCATAACCCCAATCATCGTCATCCCAGTCATCATCGTCTTCGCAGGCAGCACTACAGTAGCTATAGTTGCCATCGGAACCAATCAGGACGATAGAGCCACTCGACGTGCCGATGCGCTCATATTCCCGAATCAGTTGGGCTACTTCGTATACGGTTGTAGTGCTGACGTTGATAACACTAAAGCTGCTGCCTGGATAAGATAAGAAAGCAGGAGCTAGCGCCGAGCGAAATACGGAAATCGTGCGGCTGACCAGGGAGAAATCGCCCGTCTGGAAGGAGTTGGTATAGGTGCAGGTTATGGGCGGATTGGGCAGATCGCGCACCGCGAACAGGCGCGTGTCGATTCCTTGAGTGCTGGGCAAGAAGGTGACGCGGCTATCCTCATAGCGGCTGCTGCTGATGCGTGTAAAGTAGTCATACACCGTTGCGCCCTGGTCGATAGACCCGTTGCGATCGCTGTCTAGCCCATAGACCGTCCGGACAATCTGCACGTCCGACCGCTGGCTTGGCAGCACCAAGCTTACGGCTGTAAAGTCTGACAACAGTTCAAACTCGCTGTAGCCAATGAACTGGTTTTGCGGCGTGTAGAGGCGCACCACAACGCGATCGCCCCGTCGCAGCCCGCGCACAAACTGCGCCCGCTGGTTCATGCGATAGCGGAAATCTCCCAGCAGTCGCTCCTCTCGATAACCCCGCCGCGTTCTCGACTTCACCGACAGCCGCGCAATCACCTCTGGATACGTGACCTGAGATTGCAAAATCGCCAGACTGAAGCTGCCATGCTCATGATGGCGGCCGTGGCGAGGTTCTGGCCGGGGGCGCGGGCCTCTGGCTTCTCGTGGATCTGGGCGGCGGCTCGGCGGCGTGGGGCGGGGGCGGCCCGGGCCGCGGTCGTTAACGGTTTCGGTAATCACCGTCTCGCGGACAATCACGACCTGACCATTTTCTACCTGTGTAACGGTCGTTTGGGGCAGTGAGGCGTAGGTCTGCGTCGATTCCCAGGAAACTTGCTGGTTGCGACGACCCTGCACGTCGTAGCTGACTCGCGCAATGGAGCGGAATTCCAGCGTGTTCAGGTTGACCGATCGCCCAATCTGAGTCTGCAAATCGCTCCAGCGGATAAATTCTGGCGGCAGCGTGAGCCGACCGCTGGGGCTGGAAATCAGTCGTGCGCCTCGCGTGGTGTAGACTTGCTGCCAGCGGCCGTTGACTCGCGCAAAGATTTGATACACCACGTTGGCATAGGTGGTCACGGGCTTGTCCAATACGTCTAGCTGCAAGACAAGCCCTGCCAGATCCTGGCGACTGTCCAGCACGCGAGCAACGGTGAGTGCCGCATCCCATCCCTGCTGGCGCTGGCTCACGCGCACTGGCGCATCGGAACGGGTTTGAGCTTGCAGCAAGGGGGCGTGCCCGCTTACCATCAGCGTGGCCGACAGTAGGGCGATCGCCAGCCTGCGGGCAGATCCGCGCGTCAGCGCCAGCGCAGGTAGCGAGAGATGAGGCTTGACTGGTTTCGTCATTGTGAAATTCCTTGAGAATTTAGTAAGGTGAACGAACGAAATCGGCCCGGCGATCGCCATCTTGCAATCGATAAACCGACTGGCAAGACAACGGGCGATCGCGAGCGTTAGCAGACTCCCTGTTGAGCGCGGCCATGCTCGACCAGCCTGTTGGCTCAAGGCTGGGAGGCAACCAAACACGCTGCTAAAATCCTCAACGGCTGAAATAGCGGATGCACCAGCAGGCAGCAACCCAGGACAGCACAGAGTCAGGCTTCCCAAAAATCGCTGGAACCACTCATGTCTGCCACCGGGTGCATACGGCCGTCGCCGCTATTTGTTTGCCATGACCACAAACTTTTTTCAAATGTTCCTGACGGATATATGAAGACTGCGTAAACCTCTAGGGGCAAATCTCAAACTTTGGCAAAGCAGTGCTTTTGGGGCTATCGTTTTCTGAGAGTTTTTTTGGAAATCTGCCCATACTAGGGACGGAGTGTTGTCCAGATTGACCCGCCCACATCACCCCGTCACGCCCCGTACAGAAGGCTTGAGAGCGAGTGCCGCCGTGTTGCCGCCAGTCATTGATGAAGGAAATTTTTTTCCGTTCAAGTTTTGGTTTAAGAACAGCATTCAAGACGGGATGTACTATCGCAGCGAGTTGTACTACCGTCTGCAAACGGTCGATGCTCAGCAGCGATCGCGCCTTTATCATTTTGCCTGCCGTCTTGCCCAGCGCGAGGCGGTGGTTGTGACGGCAAGCCAGCGGTCGTGCAGCCTGTGGATCAATCTCCGCAGCAGCCTAGCCCGCGATGATCGGGCGATCGCCCAACTGCTCGATGAATTGGCAGAAGCCTTGGTGCGCACAAACTACATACCACCATCGTTTAATGGGCAATCGCCCTTCGAGCTAGAGTAAGCAATCCCAACTCTGGGGATACCCCAGCTGACTGACAGGACTCGAATCGCTCACCGCTCCAAAGTTGCAAAGAAGCAAAGCTGCAAAGAAGCAGGCTATGCCCCAACCCCGTCCCCTAGAGCAGGAGAGGTTTCGCAGAAAGCTTTCTCTTAGCAAAATATCAGCCCTGCTTCAGCCATTCATGCCAAAATACAAAAAGATTGAGAATTGTTAAGTTTGCTGAGTTTTCTTAGCCCTCTCAACTTTCTTGGCCCTCTCAACGTAAGTCTTCTCAACGTAAGTCTTCTCAACGTAAGTCTATGGCGTTCCTGCATGTGCCTCCCGCATGGCGGCTTTCCGAAAATGCTGTGACCTCCGAAGCGGTATTTCTAAACCGGAGACGGTTTCTAAAAACGATGATTGGCGGCGGCATTGCAATGGCCACGCTGCCGCTGGCAGGTTGTCAAACGGCTCAAGCGCCCATCGCTGAGGAATTGACGGGCACAAAGGTGCTAAGGGCGATCGCCAATCCCACCTTTCAAGATGCTGGCCGTCCCCTCACGGGTGAAGTGCTAGCCGCCACCTACAACAACTTTTACGAGTTCGGCAGCTCCAAAAACATCTGGCAAGCCGCCCAAGCACTGCCCACCGACAACTGGACGTTAGAGGTCACTGGACTCGTCAACAACCCCAAAACTTATGACCAAGACGACCTGCTCACCCGCTTTCCCCTGGAAGAACGAATCTACCGCTTCCGCTGCGTCGAAGCCTGGGCGATGGTCGTGCCGTGGCTTGGTTTTCCCATGAACGCCCTGCTGCAAGACGTAGACCCCAAATCTTCGGCAAAATTCGTCCGCTTCACGTCCTACTTTGACCCCGCTATTACCAAAGGGCCCAGCTTCCCGCCTGCCCGCTTCCTGCCCTTCCCCTACACCGAGGGCCTGCGGATCGAGGAAATGGCCAACGACCTCGCCTTCTTTGCCGTCGGCATCTACGGACACACGCTACCCAAGCAACACGGCGCACCGATCCGCATGGTCGTCCCGTGGAAATATGGCTTCAAGGGCGCAAAATCCCTCGTCAAAATCGAGTTTCTGGACACACAGCCCGCGACTTACTGGAACACCCTCAGCCCCAATGAATACAAGTTTGAGGCAAATGTAGAGCCAGACGTGCCCCATCCCCGCTGGTCGCAGGCCAAAGAGCGGCTGATCGGGCCTGGCAATCAGTATTCCTGGGAAGAAGTGCCGACGCTACCCTACAACGGCTACGGCGAGTTTGTGGCTAGCCTTTACACCTGAGCCGAGCCGCATGAGCCGAGCCGCAGGATCAGGATTGCATAAGCAGAGGTGGCTAGAGGCTGGCTTATCAAACACTGGCAGGGCGGAGCGATCGCAGTTCAGTCTCTAGGCTGGCAATCCGGGCTTCGAGCTGCTGGTTGGTTTCCAACAATTTCTGCGACTGGCTGCTGAGGAACGGATCGCTCTCCCACCAGTTGATGCCAATTTCCTTTGCTTTGTCCACTGAGGAAATCAGCAGGCGAATGCGAATGCTAAGCAGTTCCGTAGAACCTACGGAAACTGAAATGTCACCTGCAATCACGATTCCTTTATCCAGCACGCGCTCCAGCACATCTGCCAGCGTCGAACCTTGGGTGACGGTGGGAACAGTACGGGTTGGTTGAGCAGTTGAATACGGCATAGTGGGGGTAAGGGTTAAAGGGGCAAGAGCCGTTGAGGGCGGGGTTTCGGGTTTCAGGAATCTGGCTTGTTTGTTCTCAGGTTGGTTCGTGTCAGTGTTGCAAAGCCCTACTCGCAAAGCCCTATACTTGAAACCTCATCTCTAGAGTTAAGTGAATTAAGCATTGAATTAAGCATTCAGCAAATTAAGCGCGTTCTCCCTCGCAGACGCGATAAGTATTGGCTCGACCAGATCCGCCTCGATTAGTGACCAACCCCTTGTCTCGCAGAGCGTTGAGGGCGTTGATCGTCTGGAATCGCGTGATGCCGAGGGCAGTTTCGATTTCTGAGGGGCGCACATCGGGATGGCGCTGAAGATACTCGAAGATCTCGCGTTCGTAGGGGACAGCAGAGGATTCAGACTCCGCTGCGGGTTCGGCTGCGGGTTTGGCTGCGGGTTTGGCTGCGGGGTCGTCTGCGGGTGCGGCTGCCGCAGCGTCAGTGGGAGAGAGGGGGAGGGGGTTGAGCGGCAGGCGGACTTGGGTTTCGGACTGGGGGGCGATCGCCGTTTGCGAGTCTGGCTCTACTTCGGTAACGCGGAGATCCACAGAAGAGCGGGCGGCATCTGTATTCAGCCGAATCATCTCATTGAAGGTGTCCCACAAAATTTGGGTGGCTTCGGAGAGCGATCGCCCCCCTGCGCGAGACAGCAGCACGTCTTGGCAAATATCGCGGAATTCCGCGTTTTCCGGTGTGGCGATGATCTCATGCTCCTGGCAGATCTTCGCCAGGATTAGGCAAGACCGCAGTCCCGACGAGGTTTCTGCACCCGTCTTGGTGCGAAACATCCGCACCAGTTGCACAATAATGCTGGCGCTCTCGCGGTCGATGCCCGTTTTTTGCACTGCGATTTCCTGCTGCGTCAGCTCATCCGGTTCCGGCATGTTAATCGTCACCAGGCGATCGAGCAGTGCGTCTTGCGTTGCATGAACGCCGCAATACTCCTCTGGGTTTGAGGTGAAAATAGCGCGAAACTGGGGATGCACACGGATATACTCCGTGCGGCTGTGGCTGGGCGGCAGCACCAGCAGCTTTTCCTCCAGCGCCGACAGCAGTACGTTGTTCACCTCTGGGCGCGATCGGTTGAACTCGTCATAGACCAGCGTGAACCCTTCGCGGCAGGCCAGCGTCAGGCGGGCATCCACCCAGTTCTGCCGCAGTTCGTCTTCTACCTTCACTACGCTGTGGATGAAGTTGTCTACAACTTTTTTGCGGGTATAGCCCGCCTGATTGCCGATCAGGTCAGAGGTCTTGAACTCATCATCGCCAAACAGCAGCATGATCGGCCGCGCAATCATGTCTGCCAAGTGTAGCGCCAGGGTCGTCTTGCCCGTGCCCGCCGGGCCGCGCAGATGGACAGAAAAGCCCGATTGTAAATAGCGCAGGGCGCGAGTGGCAATCCGTTCGACAGCAGGCGTGCTGACAAATCGGCGGGGGCTGGCGCGAAGAACGGTAGTCACGGGTGGTTATCCTCTTTCTGTGAAATGGGTTATGAAATGGGCTTGCTTAGGGGTTGAGGTTAGGAATCAGACTTGCTCTTGAGCGAGGTAGAGGCGATCGCGCTGCACGATCAGCCCTTTCTTGATCAGCGATCGCAGCGTATCGACAGCCTGGAATCGGTTCATGCCGAGGGCAGATTCAATGTCCGTCAGCTTGGCCCCGTTGGACGACTTCACATAGTCATAGGTGGCCTGTTCCAGAGAAACTGCATCTTTAGCGGCGGGCTGGCTACCGTTGCGGGTGGGCGCAGCGGGCGCAACCGTTACCCCTGGCACGGGCGCTGGCACGGGCACGGCAGGCTGACTGTCAAGCGCGACGGCGGCGACGGCTACGGGGGCTGCCGAGGGCTTGAAACCACGGGCGGGCGGTCTACTCGCGGGTGGTTTAGCTGACTTGGCAGGCGACAATCTGAGGCGGGCCACCGTGCGCGGGCGGGCGGCAGATGCGTTTGCAGTCGGGGACGGCGCGGGCGTTTCCGC contains:
- the gvpN gene encoding gas vesicle protein GvpN; the encoded protein is MTTVLRASPRRFVSTPAVERIATRALRYLQSGFSVHLRGPAGTGKTTLALHLADMIARPIMLLFGDDEFKTSDLIGNQAGYTRKKVVDNFIHSVVKVEDELRQNWVDARLTLACREGFTLVYDEFNRSRPEVNNVLLSALEEKLLVLPPSHSRTEYIRVHPQFRAIFTSNPEEYCGVHATQDALLDRLVTINMPEPDELTQQEIAVQKTGIDRESASIIVQLVRMFRTKTGAETSSGLRSCLILAKICQEHEIIATPENAEFRDICQDVLLSRAGGRSLSEATQILWDTFNEMIRLNTDAARSSVDLRVTEVEPDSQTAIAPQSETQVRLPLNPLPLSPTDAAAAAPADDPAAKPAAKPAAEPAAESESSAVPYEREIFEYLQRHPDVRPSEIETALGITRFQTINALNALRDKGLVTNRGGSGRANTYRVCEGERA
- a CDS encoding gas vesicle protein, which encodes MPYSTAQPTRTVPTVTQGSTLADVLERVLDKGIVIAGDISVSVGSTELLSIRIRLLISSVDKAKEIGINWWESDPFLSSQSQKLLETNQQLEARIASLETELRSLRPASV
- the msrP gene encoding protein-methionine-sulfoxide reductase catalytic subunit MsrP, with protein sequence MAFLHVPPAWRLSENAVTSEAVFLNRRRFLKTMIGGGIAMATLPLAGCQTAQAPIAEELTGTKVLRAIANPTFQDAGRPLTGEVLAATYNNFYEFGSSKNIWQAAQALPTDNWTLEVTGLVNNPKTYDQDDLLTRFPLEERIYRFRCVEAWAMVVPWLGFPMNALLQDVDPKSSAKFVRFTSYFDPAITKGPSFPPARFLPFPYTEGLRIEEMANDLAFFAVGIYGHTLPKQHGAPIRMVVPWKYGFKGAKSLVKIEFLDTQPATYWNTLSPNEYKFEANVEPDVPHPRWSQAKERLIGPGNQYSWEEVPTLPYNGYGEFVASLYT
- a CDS encoding magnesium chelatase subunit H, whose protein sequence is MFTHVKPTVRHIVPDNLNGRALIKVVYVVLEPQYQSALSAAVRSINESNPDVAIEISGYLLEELRSTENYEALQKDVSEANIFIGSLIFIEELAEKVVAAVQPVRDRLDAAIVFPSMPQVMRLNKLGSFSMAQLGQSKSVIGEFMKKRRQKQGAGFEDAMLKLLNTLPKVLKYLPMDKAQDARNFMLSFQYWLGGSSENLENFLLMLIDRYCDVQALKSATLQYRDPVTYPDMGIWHPLAPQMFEDLKEYLNWHSSRRDIGADMKDPLAPTVGLVLQRTHLVTGDDAHYVAMVQELESMGARVISVFAGGLDFSKPVDSYFYDPLTKQPMVDVVVSLTGFALVGGPARQDHPKAIESLKRLNRPYMVALPLVFQTTEEWQDSDLGLHPIQVALQIAIPELDGAIEPIIVSGRDGATGKAIALQDRVEAIAQRAMKWANLRRKPRLQKRVAITVFSFPPDKGNVGTAAYLDVFGSIYEVMKALKTNGYEVEDLPESAEALMQAVIHDAQAQYASPELNIAYRMSVQEYEQLTPYSTRLEASWGPPPGHLNTDGQNLLVFGKSFGNVFIGVQPTFGYEGDPMRLLFSRSASPHHGFAAYYTYLEKIWKADAVLHFGTHGSLEFMPGKQMGMSSECYPDSLIGTIPNLYYYAANNPSEATIAKRRGYAETISYLTPPAENAGLYKGLKELSELIASYQTLKDSGRGASIVNAVVEKCRQVNLDKDIVLPDGDAGDLSAEDRDTLIGKVYIKLMEIESRLLPCGLHVIGKPPTAEEAIATLVNIAGLDRPEDGIKSLQRIIAESIGRDMDEVYKGSDRGVLTDVQLLYDITQAVRKAVAAMVQEQIDADGRVSLVTKLNFFNLGKKEPWIEALAEAGYPKVNAEDIKPLFEYLEFCLKQIVADNELGALLQALEGEYVLPGPGGDPIRNPDVLPTGKNIHALDPQSIPTLAAVQSAQIVVDRLLARQKADTGAYPETIAFVLWGTDNIKTYGESLAQVMLLVGVRPVPDALGRVNKLELIPLEELGRPRIDVVVNCSGVFRDLFINQMNLLDRAIKMAAEADEPIEMNYVRKHAIEQAKELGVELRQAATRVFSNASGSYSSNVNLAVENSTWESEAELQDMYLSRKGFSFNSDNPGVMDDSRQIFETALKTVDVTFQNLDSSEISLTDVSHYFDSDPTKVVSRLRKDGKQPAAYIADTTTANAQVRTLSETVRLDARTKLLNPKWYEGMLSHGYEGVRELSKRLVNTMGWSATAGAVDNWVYEDVNTTFIEDEEMQKRLLNLNPNSFRKIVSTLLEVNGRGYWETSEENLERLRQLYQEVEDRIEGIE